CGGGAAACGATAAAGATTATCACTGAAATGGAAGAATGTCTTGTATCCAAGCTTAATGTGAAATTGGTTCAGAACGGTGTTCAGGTTTGGGCAATTGAAATTAAAACTCCCACATTGGAGGAGTTGTTCCTCGGGTTAACGGAAGGTGAAAAAATTGGCTAGCATGACCAACCTTATTCAAAATGAAACGATAAAAATGATCAAAAAGAAACGATTTCTGGTCGTGATTCTCATTTTACTTGCCTTAATCCCTATGTTTACTTATGCTCAGATGAAAGTCTCACAAAATGCGTTGGAACAGTTCGGAACGGATGATTGGAAAGCCCAGGAGAGGCAAAAAATTATTGACTATCAACGCAGCTTAAGTTCAGCCCGTGTACCTGAGGAATGGAAGCAATTCAGACAGGCTGCAATCAAAGTCTCTCAATATTACTTGGATCATGACATTAACCCGGCTTCCCCTAATGCAGTTACCTTTACCAGAGAGTTTGCCAAAAACGCGATCAGCTTGTTCATTCCTCTTATTGTGATGGTAGTGGCCGCAGATATTGTATCTTCGGAACATTCGGGCGGCACAATTAAATTGTTGTTGACAAGACCCGTCAAGCGATGGAAAATCCTAATGAGCAAGTTAATCACATTGATTCTCTTTGTATCGCTGATTGTTTTAGCTACAGGGGTATTAAGCTATCTCATTTCCGGATTTGTTTTTGGATACGGAGGCTGGAATTTGCCTGTCTTTATCGGCTTTCAGCCTACCGGTGCGGATGTGGACCTTAGCTCTGTGAGGGCAATCGCTCAATGGCAGTATCTCCTGATGGAACTTGGTCTTGTCTGGTTTGTCGCCTTAGTCGTGGGCATATTATCCCTAATGGTTTCCGTCTTATTCCGTTCTACTGCAACCGGAATGGGGGTTATGCTCGCGGCTCTGATTTCCGGTACCATTCTGACAAACATGGTATCTTCCTGGGAATCTGCCAAATACCTGTTTATGGTGAATCTGCGTTTAACTGACTATTTGAGCGGTACACTCCCGCCGATAAAAGGAATGACACTTGAATTTTCACTCACGATACTGGCCATTTGGGCGGCAGTCTCATTGGTCGTATCATTTACAGTTTTTACAAGAAAAGATATACTGAATTAACGTGACAAAACAGAAGGAGGCGCTTCGATGGCCGAGCAGCTAGACCTTTATGACAATCAAACGACTCTTTCATCCGATTATGATGCGGATGCGATTCAGGTGCTGGAGGGATTAACCGCGGTACGTAAACGTCCCGGGATGTATATCGGAAGTACGAGTTCATCCGGCCTGCATCATCTCGTTTGGGAGATTGTTGATAATGCGGTTGACGAACACCTCGCCAAGCACTGCTCCAAAATCGATGTGACGATCCATAAAGAAGGATCGATTACGGTATATGATAATGGTCGGGGAATTCCAACGGGAATGCACAAGATGGGAATACCGACTCCACAAGTGGTGTTTACGATTCTCCATGCCGGAGGAAAATTCGGGGGCGGGGGATACAAGAAATCCGGTGGTTTGCATGGTGTTGGAGCTTCCGTAACCAACGCCCTTTCCGAGTGGCTGGAAGTTGAAATTTTCCGGGACGGTCAAATTTACAAGCAGCGTTTCGAGTATTGGGTAGATGAAGCGGGTAAAGAACATGTGGGCGAACCGGTAACCAGTCTAGAGATTATAGGGAAAACCAGTAAATCAGGTACAAAAATTACCTTCAAGCCGGATGTTCGTGTTTTTAAAGGCGGTATACAGTTTAACTACGATACCTTGGCCGAACGTCTGCAGGAACTTGCTTTTTTGAACTCGGGACTTGAAATCTTCTTGAAGGATGAGCGGACTGGTAGTGAGGATCATTTTCTCTACTCTGGCGGGGCAAGTGAGTTTGTCCGTTTTTTAAATGAAGGCAAAGACGTGCTGCATGATGTAATTCATTTTGAAGCGGAAAAAGACGATATTGAAGTGGAAATAGCCATGCAGTATAACATTGGCTATACGGAAACGCTCGTTTCGTTCGTTAACTCGATTCCGACTCGGGGCGGGGGAACCCATGAAACCGGCTTTAAAACAGCTTTTACCAGGGTTATGAATGAGTATGCCCGGAAGAACAGTATTCTTAAGGAGAAGGATAAAAACCTGGAAGGAACGGATCTCCGCGAGGGACTCATGGCTGTCATCAACATCAAAATGAGCGATGTAGAGTTTGTTGGACAGACCAAGGACCAGTTAGGAAGCGCTACTGCGAGAAGTGCTGTGGACGCTGTTGTTTCGGAGAAAATGGCGGTTTTCCTGGAAGAAAACCCGCAGGTTGCCCAAATGATGCTGAAAAAAGCCGTCCAATCAGCCAAGGCACGCGAAGCTGCGAGAAAAGCCAGGGAAGAAGTACGCAGTGGAAAAAAGGGGCGCAGTGAAAGTTCCAACCTGAATGGAAAATTGACACCTGCCCAATCCAAGGATGTTACCCGCAATGAGCTGTTTATCGTAGAGGGGGACTCCGCAGGAGGATCAGCTAAGCAGGGCCGGGATTCTAAGTACCAAGCAATTCTTCCGCTTAAAGGTAAGCCGATGAATCCAGAAAAAGCCAAGCTTCTTGACATTTTAAAAAACGATGAATACAAGGCTATTATCTCCGCAATCGGGGCAGGAGTGGGATCGGAATTTGAATTGTCCGAGACCAACTATAACAAGATTATCATTATGACAGACGCAGATACCGATGGAGCACATATCCAAGTTTTGCTGCTGACTTTCTTCTACCGCTATATGAAGCCACTTGTAGATGCGGGAAAAGTGTATATTGCACAGCCTCCATTGTATAAAATATCGAAAAAAAGCGGCAAACGGACTTCCGTACATTACGCCTGGACAGATGAGGAACTTTCGAAGCTTACCCAGAAAGCTGGGAAAAATTTTGAGCTTCAAAGATATAAAGGTCTTGGAGAAATGAATCCGGAGCAGCTTTGGGAAACGACAATGAATCCGGGGACCCGCATTCTGCTTCAGGTACAGATTGAAGATGCGGCTAAGGCTGAGCGCCGGGTATCCACTCTGATGGGGGATAAGGTTGACCCGAGGAAACGTTGGATTATTGACAACGTTGATTTTACAGAATTTGAGGAATAAAAGTTTCTTGTGCAAAACTTGTATTTAAGAGTACGCTTTTACACTTAGAGGTGATACGAACGTGAGCATGATGGAGCAGTTTATGCCTGCTTTTTTAGAAGAAGTGGTTGGCGACCGGTTTGGTCGCTACTCCAAATATATTATTCAAGACCGCGCAATTCCGGATGTGAGAGACGGGCTAAAGCCCGTTCAGCGGCGGATCTTGTATGCGATGTATGATGCGGGTAATACCCCGGACAAGCCTTACCGGAAATCAGCAAAAACCGTAGGGGATGTAATGGGGAATTACCATCCGCACGGTGATGCCTCGATCTACGAGGGAATGGTGAGGATGGCCCAGCCATGGAAAATGGGCTATGTTCTTATAGATGGACACGGGAACTGGGGTTCGCAGGATGATGATCCGGCAGCAGCTATGAGGTATACGGAAGCAAGACTTTCGGAAATTGCCATGGAGCTTTTGCGGGATATCGAAAAGCGAACTGTGCTCTTTAAGGACAATTTCGATAATACGGCGAAGGAGCCGGTTGTGCTGCCTTCACGTTTTCCAAATCTGCTGGTTAATGGGGCCAGCGGTATTTCTTCCGGGTTTGCTACGGAAATTCCAACCCATAACCTTAGGGAAGTGATCGATGCCTGTGTGGCAATGATGGATCAGCCTGAGATGACCGTTGAGCAGTTGATGGGTATCATCAAAGGGCCGGATTTCCCTACTGGCGGCATCATCATGGGAGAAGAAGGGATTAAAGATGCCTACACCAGCGGAAAGGGCCGGATTTATGTCCGGGCCAAGACGTCCATCGAATCTGTCAGGGGTGGACGGCAGCAAATCATAGTGACAGAAATACCTTATCAGGTTGTGAAATCACGGCTCGTAACTGCCATCGAGAATATCCGTCTGGATAAAAAAGTCGAAGGCATTTCCGAAGTACGGGATGAAAGCGGCCGTGACGGCTTACGCATCGTTGTGGATTTAAAGAAAGATGCCGATGCTCAGGGAATCCTGGCCTATCTGTTAAAGAAGACCGATCTGCAAGTGACGTACAATTTCAACATGGTGGCTATTGTTAACAAAACACCGAAGCAGCTCGGCATCCGGGAAATGTTGCAAGCCTATATTGACCATCAGAAGGATGTGGTCATCCACCGGACCCAGTATGATCTCGAAAAGGCGGAAGACCGTGCCCACGTTCTGGAAGGTCTTGTTAAAGCACTTAATATTCTTGATGAGATTATTGAGACTATTAAAGCGTCCAAAAACCGTCAGGACGCCCAGAATAATCTGGTGGAGAAGTATGCCTTTACGGAGCGCCAAGCTGACGCTATTCTGACTTTGCAGTTGTACCGGCTGACGAATCTGGAGGTTACCTCTCTGGAAAAAGAACTGAATGATATCATGAAAAAAATTACCCACTTGTGTTCCATCCTGGAAAGCCCGAAAAAACTGGCAAATGTTATCAAGAAAGAAATGATTGAAATCCGTGATAAATACGGAATTGACCGCCGGTCCGAGATCCAGGGTGAGGTCGAAGAACTGAAAGTGAATCTGGAAGTTATGGTGACCCCTGAGGATGTATTGGTTACCCTCTCCCAGGACGGGTACATAAAACGGGTCAGTATATTATCGTATACCCGGTCAGGAGGGGAACTTCATACAACCGGATTGAAGGAAGGGGATTTTGTCCGTCATTTGTTAGAGGTTAACACGATCGACAGCTTACTGATCTTTACCAACCGCGGACAGTACTTCCTGCTTCCTGTTCATCAGATTCCGGAGTATAAATGGAAGGATAACGGAACGGCTATCGTCAATGTCATTCCTATGTCCAAAGAGGACAGGATTGTAAATGTTATTCCGGTCAAAAATTTTGAAGAGTCAGGCAAATCCCTTGTTTTTGTCACCAAAAAAGGACAAGTGAAGCGCACGGAACTCAAAGAGTATATGACGAAGCGGTCTACGGCTGTAGTGGCATGTAAAGTGGGTGACGGAGATGAAGTCATTCAAGTGGAGGTCAGTGAATCCAACAAAGATCTGCTTCTTGTGACCAAACAGGGAATGAGCATCCGTTTCCGGGAAGACGAAGTAAATCCGATGGGACGCGCAGCAGGAGGCGTGCGGGGCATTCAGCTCAAAGACGGAGATGAAGTCATCTCGGCAGAGTGGATCTTCGGGGATGAAGGCGAACTGCTTGTTATTTCCGACCGGGGGTACGCCAAGCGGACTCTTGTGTTTGATTACCCGCTTCAAGCCCGCGGAGGAAAAGGGATTCTTACCTTTGAATTCAAGGAAGGAAAAAGGGTTCGTTCAAACGGTACGGAGCTTATCGCTTCTTTCCTGGTAAAAATGGATTACGATATTACAGCTTATTTAAATAATGGAGAGCAGGTAATATTCTCAACTGAAAAGGCACCTTTAGATGATCGTAAAGCCACGGGGAAAGTAGTCATCCCGGTTGGAAGAACGGATTCCATTACGCATATCCAGCGCATGCCGGAATATGGAAAACCTGCTTCGTCGTAAACAGGCAGTTTTTAAAAGGCAAGGAGTATAATGTTCCTTCCCTTTTTTTTGTTCTTTTTAATTATTACCGTAAACTTAAATGAAGTCTCCGGTATTCACCCGGAGTTAATCCCTCATGCTCTAAAAAACGTTTATTGAAATAACTGATGTTTGAATAGCCACATTCCATCGAAACACGTTTAATTGGCCAGTCAGGCTTTTCCAGCAGCCATTGTTTAGCTAATTGGATACGGCATAACGTTATATAATTGGATGGGGTCATACTCATGGCTTTTTTGAACAGTCTGCAAAAATAATATGAGCTTACTCCTGCCCTCTGAGCCCAATCCTCCAGGATAAACGGGTGTACAGCCTCTGTTTGGAGATCAGGAAGGAGGGCATAAATCCGTTCCATAGGCTCGGTTCCTAGATTGGGCGTTAATGGGATAGCTTGGGAGACGAATACTGCCAGTACCTCATAAGTGTGCGCAGATAATTTGGCAGGACGAAGCCATCTGTACGCGTTTGCCTCTTCCATAAGCTCTTGGTGGACTTCTTCCAGTTGGGAAAGCTGTTTTAATGTCCATAGAGGAGTACGGTGAAATCCTTGTTCCGTCAGGAATTCCTTCAGCTTGTTCCCGTAAAAATGTACCCATCTTACATCCCATGGATCATCCTCACTGCTGTAGTAACGCTGGACCTGATTAGGAAAATACAGAAACCCGTCTCCCTCTTGCAGCATATACGTTTTTCCCTCGAATTCAAGATAACCTTTGCCTTTGGTGATAACATGAATACTGAAATCTTCCCGTTCTGTGGCGCTGCGTTTGACATTATGATCGCTTGCTGACAGATAGCAGCCTGCCGATTCCGGAAAACAAAAATAGGGAGATCCGGTTAAAGTGGGGAAGAACCATTGCATTCTCTTTATATTTTGCGTTCCGTTCATACTTAAGACCTCCAACCTCCATGACATCGGACCAATGCCCTTTGATCCCAGAACAAGAGAACAATTTTGTGTTAGAAATAACAATTTCACTTTATATATCTGGGGAAATCCTTCTTTTATAATAACAATATAGCTTTAGCAGGGAAAAGGATCTATAAAATCATATGTGGGGAAGAGGAGGGAAATTCTATGATTACCAATCAAGTACGCTGGGGCATTCTCGGAGGAGCGGGAATCGCGGTATCCAAGGTTATGCCCGCAATACAGCAATCTTCCACAGGAATGATTACGGCTATTGCCAGCCGGAATGAAGCAAAAGGACGTGCTATCGCTACACAATTCGGTTTGCCAAAGGCGTATGGCTGCTATGAGGATCTGCTTGGCGATCCGCAGATCGATGCGGTCTATGTTCCTTTGCCGAATCATTTGCATCAGGAATGGTCGATTCGTGCGTTGAACGCCGGAAAACATGTATTATGCGAAAAACCCGCTGCTCTGAATGCAAGGGAAGCGGCAAAAATGGCAGAAGTGGCCCAAAAGGCAGGGAAAGTGCTTTCCGAGGCTTTTATGTATCGCCATCATCCACGATATCAGTCTATAAAAGATATAATACGCTCAGGCAAGATTGGTGAAATCCGGGGACTGCGCGGGGCCTTCACCTTTAATAGTACCGGTGCTGAGGATAACGTCAGATTTCATCGGAACATGGGGGGCGGCTCTCTTTACGATGTGGGATGCTATCCCATTCATACCGCCCCTTTTTTTGCTGGAGCAGGAACCGGAAGCCGCAACGGTTCACGCGTTCTTTTCTCCGGATCATGATCACGTCGATATGATGGCTTCGGGATTGATTGAATTTCCTGGCGGTATCGGCCTGACCTTTGATTGCGGGATGTGGGCAGAGTACCGGAATACCTTTGAGATATTAGGGACGCAAGGCCGGATTGAGATTCCCTATGCTTATTCTTATGAAACGCCGGAGGAAGCCTACTTCCTTGTAAAGGTCAAAGGGGAGTTACATACTGTTGAATCAGAACCGGTCAATCATTATGTACTACAGATCGATGATTTTGGCACCGCTGTTTTGGAAGGAAAGGCTTGCCGTTTTTCTTTTGAAGACGCTGTGGCCAATATGCGGGTGCTGGATGCTTGTCTTCAATCTGCGGAGAAAAGAAGTCGGGTCATCCTATAAGGCTATATTACTTGAATAATAATAGTAAATGGAGGAGAGCATGAATGAAGCAGATTACTTTAGAAGGAATCCGTAAGCCGATTTTTCCGCTGATAATGGGATCTGATTTTTTTGATCCCGAACAGACAGGAATGGTCGCGGATCTGCTGGACGAATTTTTCGTCCTTGGCGGAAACATGATTGATACGGCCCATATTTACGTTGGAGGAAAGAGTGAACAGGCTATCGGACAGTGGATGCAAATGAGGGGAAACCGGCGGGATTTACTGATCCTGACTAAAGGAGGCCACCACGATAAGCATGGTCCCCGGGTAAATGCAGAGTGCATTGCCTTGGATCTTGCAGAAAGCTTAGAGCGGTTGCAGACGGATTACATTGATCTTTATATGCTGCACAGAGATGACAGTAACATTCCGGTATCTCATATCATGGATGCCGTACATGCCCATAAAGAAGCAGGACGGATTCATGCATTCGGCGTATCAAACTGGACTGGAAAACGAATTCAGGAGGCTAATGAATACGCATATAAGCATGACCTTACCCCAATAAGTGCCAGCAGCCCGAACCTGAGCCTGGCGAAGCCGAATGAACCCAGGTGGGAAGGATGTATTTCTGTAGATGAAAATGAATGGAAATGGTATGAGCAATCGGGCATGCCGCTTTTTTCGTGGTCTTCCCAAGCAAGCGGTTTCTTTAAGGACCGTTTCTCTCCGGAAAAAAGGGACAATGAGGAGATCGTCCGGGTCTATTATCATGACCGCAACTGGGAAAGAAAACGGAGGGCCGGGGAGTTGGCCAGGGGAAAAGGAGTGGAAACCGTACAGATTAGCCTGGCCTATGTACTGAACCAGCCGTTTCCAACCGCAGCTCTCATCGGACCTCGAACCAAAGAAGAAATGCGTTCCTGTTTTGATGCCCGCAAAATTGAACTGACTCCAGAGGAAATCCGCTGGCTGGATTTGTTAGACGAATGACGTAAATAGTTGGATTGATTCAGATAGCCGCTTTGCGCATAAAAGTACCGAACCTGAAGAGGGAGAGAACCATGGCTACTAAAGCAAAAGCCAGTAGGATAGAGACGTTCAGCCAGATATCCGGAAGATGGGCCCCGCGCAGGATAACGTCCTGGATCCCTTTTTGAGCCCAATATTGAGGTGTGCATTTGCCAATAATCTGCAGTACCGGCGGCATCATATCTGCCGGAAACCATAATCCCCCTACTACAGCACCTCCCATAGTAAGCAGCTGTGTGAAGGCCATGCCCATGTTCTCACTTTTTACGAATAAGGAAATCACAAGTCCGATTCCAGTTACACAGATGGATAAGGCCAAAATCAAACAGAAGATAGCAACAAGATCACCAAGATGAAGGTTATAAACGAAATGGCCGAAACCAAGCAGAACTGAGCTTTGGATCAGAACGACCAGCAGGTAGGGAAGCTACATGCCCAGCAAATAACTGCCGGACCGCATCGGGGTACTGCTCAAACGGGCAGTCATGCCGTTTTCCTTATCTTTGATAAATCGGCGTACCATAGAGATGATGACGAAGAATACAAACATTACCGTATATCCGGGTACAATTTGGCTGATGACATCGATACTGGATGTATTTTCTTTTTCTTCAGATATATGAAGGGGAGACAGCATAATCTGTTTAATCTCGGTTTCATTTTTACCCAAGGCAGCCAGGCTGCCGGAAATTTTGTTTTGTTTATAGGCCTCCGCCATATTTTGCAAAATTGCTTGTACAGGTGCAACCGCTGCATCTGCTGCCCCATCCCGGTAAAGAAGGAGTTCGGCCTGCTCTTTGCCAGATGTCAGCCGGGACTCAAATCCCTTAGGGAGTACGAGCAGGGCCGATAATTTGCCTTCTTTTATGGCCTGTACCTGTTCGTCCAGGGAACTGCTTTCTTTGTTTTCCAGCTGGATGCCTTTCATTTGCTCCAGGCTTTGTATAAACTGTCTGGATGCCTTTCATTTGCTCCAGGCTTTGTATAAACTGTCTGGAGGCAGTCGTCTGGTCTTGATCCATGTAGGGTATTTTCACAGCCTGGGTTTTCATGCTGGACATGGACCCGAATAGGACGATAAACAAAATAGGAAGGACAAGGAGCCAGAAGAAGGTTCCTTTTTCTTTGATCAGCAGTTTGATTTCTTTTTTCGCGATACTTATAAACATGGACAAATCACCTTTCCTTAGGAATCCCGGAGAGAAGTTCCTGTTAAAGTAAGAAAAACAGTTTCAAGAGAAGGCCGGACGATCTCCAGGCGCTGTACAGGTACGGATTGTTTCAGGCATAACTCACTTACTTCCCGGATCGTTGAGACGGTATTGTCCGTTTGGATAATCCATCCTGCCCCTGAACGGGAAGAAGGCTCTTTAAAAGATGAAACGGGAATGTCCAACTGCCCGGCGGATTCTATATAGACAGATTTGGTTCCGTATCTGGATAGAAGTGCTTGAAGGCTGCCTTCTGCGATAACATTCCCATGATCGATAATAGCCAACTGATCACAAAGGGTTTCTACTTCTTCCATGTAATGAGTTGAATAAATAACGGTAACACCATCCCGATTTAGCTGCCGGATCATTTCAAAAATGTGATTTCTGGATTGAGGATCAATGCCAACCGTAGGTTCGTCCAAAATCAGCAGTTTGGGTTGATGAAGCAAAGACGCAGCAATATTAATCCGGCGGGCCATTCCTCCCGAGAAGGTATGCACGGCATCCTTAGCCCTGTCTGATAGCCCCACTTGCTCCAGCACATCCTGAATCCGCTTTTTAAGGGAGAGTCCTTTCAATCCGAACATTTCGCCAAAAAAGAGCAGATTATCATAAGCGCTCAGTTTATCGTAGAGGGTTATATTTTGCGGGACATAGCCGATCATTTTACGGACTTCACTTGTTTGTTTGACTGCATCCCTTCCGAATACTTCAACCGTTCCTCTATCCGGTTTCAGGATACATGAAACGATTTTCATAGTAGTGGATTTTCCCGCTCCATTGGGTCCAAGGAGACCGTAGCAGCCGCCTGCCTGAACCTCGAACGAGATTTGTTTAACCGCCTGGTGCTGGCCGTAAGTTTTTTTTAACTGGTTAACCCGAAGTGCCGTTTTCATGGTGTGGTCCTCCTTATATTACAAACTTATATTACAAATCCAGCTTTCGATTCATTACGGATGTGGAAAGGGCAAGCAATATCCAGGCCAGCAAAATGGACCCTACAGCAAAGCCTGCCACTATGATTCCGCTTGTTCCGGAACTGTTGAATTTCTGAATCACATCCCCCCAAGGCTTGTCATTCTCACTTGTCAGATGTACCAGGAAAAACAGGGCATTACCGCTGATCCCATATACAATCCAAAGCAGAGGCACTACCGGTTTGAGACGGGAAAAGGTTATTACGCCTGTTAAGACTCCAAATGCGCTCATGAACGGAGCATAGATCAGCAGCAATAAAAAGCACTCTGCACTTAACTGGACAAAGTGAAACCAATCTTGAAGGGTTAAATCCTGAAACAGCATCGTGTAGAGATAAATAGCTTGGATTCCGGTCCAGGCAATCAGCAGAACAACAAGTATCCGGATTATTCCAGTGGTAAATTTGGCTGCCAGCAGAGTACTTCTTGAATAAGGTAAGGCCAGCCACCATCCTATCGTGCCGTTTTTCCATTCTTGTTTTAGAAGGATAAAACTCCTCATAAAGAACAGGTAGGGCAAAGCAAAGGTAGCATACATATACCCTTCTGGTCTAAGATCTATATTTGCATTCAAGTAAGTAAGAATAGCAATCAAAAGAAGGATGCCGATAAAACCATATACAAGCCGCCACTTTTTTGTACTTTTGAACAGGTTTTTTCTTGTTAATTCATCTTTGGTTAAAAAAAGCCATACTTTGGTGTCCATGATTCCCCTCCACATTTATCGGTACAACTGGCGGTAGACCGTTTCCATCGATCCCCGTTCCGCTCGAAGCTGTTCCACATCACTTTCCAGCAAGACATGACCTTCATCCATAAAGACTACATAATTAAAAAGGCTTTCGGACTCATGGATATCATGTGTGCTGAGCACTATGGTTTGCTCCTGGTCACTGATATTTTCAATAATTGCTGAAATGATCCGTTCTCTGGATAATAGGTCAATTCCGGAAAAAGGCTCATCAAGAATGATCAGGGGGACTTCACGGGCCAAGCAAATGCTGAGCATTAACCGGGCTTCCTGTCCCTTGGACATCCCCTTTGCCCTCATATCCATATCCAGCTTCATAAAATCAACCAATTCCTCCGCCCTGTTCCGGTTAAACCCCGAAAGCAGCTGTTCTGCCCAGTTTAGAGCCTGCTTCACGGTATGTTCCTCAAACCATCTGGCCCGGTCTGGAAGATAGGCAATTTGTTTGTTCGTCATCCATCCGGCTTGTCTGCCCAGCACATTCAAGCTCCCATTGTCAGGTTTGATAAAGCCGGCAGCCATGCGGAAAAAAGTAGATTTTCCGGCACCATTTGCTCCAAGGATTCCTATAACCTGGTTTGCAGGCAGGTGAAGGGAGAAATCGTGAAGGGCCGTTTTTTGGCCATATCTTTTATTGATTTGATTTGCTGTTATCGCATAATGATTCATGAGATCTCCTCCTTCCGTTGCTCAATGAAAGTGTGAATGTCCTCCAGGGTATAGCCGATATCAGTCATCTTCCTTACATACTCCCCGGTCGCTATTTCAGCCAGGTTATACTTGATTTGTTCAACTGTTTCGGCATTGCTCGTTATAAAGGTGCCTTGACCTCTTCGCGTTACGGTTAATTGATCGCGCTCCAATTCCTGATATGCTCTCATGACAGTATTTGGCGTGATTTTTAAAGCTTGGGCCATCTCTCGTACAGATGGAATTTTCTCACCCAATGCAATCTCTCCTTTGGCAATGGAACTTCTAATTTGGCTCAGTACCTGTTCATATAACGGCTTACTAAGATCAAGATTGAACCGCATCCCGCCGACATGAACTTCATTCAATGGAATCCCTCTCTCTGAAAATCATGTTATGGGTGTATTATATCACTTAATACACTTAATACAATAGGGAAGATAAAAAAATAAAAACCATATGAAAGTTTTTACCAAAATTAGGGTTATATAGCTTT
This Paenibacillus larvae subsp. larvae DNA region includes the following protein-coding sequences:
- a CDS encoding aldo/keto reductase, with the translated sequence MKQITLEGIRKPIFPLIMGSDFFDPEQTGMVADLLDEFFVLGGNMIDTAHIYVGGKSEQAIGQWMQMRGNRRDLLILTKGGHHDKHGPRVNAECIALDLAESLERLQTDYIDLYMLHRDDSNIPVSHIMDAVHAHKEAGRIHAFGVSNWTGKRIQEANEYAYKHDLTPISASSPNLSLAKPNEPRWEGCISVDENEWKWYEQSGMPLFSWSSQASGFFKDRFSPEKRDNEEIVRVYYHDRNWERKRRAGELARGKGVETVQISLAYVLNQPFPTAALIGPRTKEEMRSCFDARKIELTPEEIRWLDLLDE
- a CDS encoding ABC transporter permease is translated as MFISIAKKEIKLLIKEKGTFFWLLVLPILFIVLFGSMSSMKTQAVKIPYMDQDQTTASRQFIQSLEQMKGIQTVYTKPGANERHPAGKQRKQFPGRTGTGHKRRQIIGPARTP
- a CDS encoding ABC transporter ATP-binding protein produces the protein MKTALRVNQLKKTYGQHQAVKQISFEVQAGGCYGLLGPNGAGKSTTMKIVSCILKPDRGTVEVFGRDAVKQTSEVRKMIGYVPQNITLYDKLSAYDNLLFFGEMFGLKGLSLKKRIQDVLEQVGLSDRAKDAVHTFSGGMARRINIAASLLHQPKLLILDEPTVGIDPQSRNHIFEMIRQLNRDGVTVIYSTHYMEEVETLCDQLAIIDHGNVIAEGSLQALLSRYGTKSVYIESAGQLDIPVSSFKEPSSRSGAGWIIQTDNTVSTIREVSELCLKQSVPVQRLEIVRPSLETVFLTLTGTSLRDS
- a CDS encoding ABC transporter permease subunit codes for the protein MDTKVWLFLTKDELTRKNLFKSTKKWRLVYGFIGILLLIAILTYLNANIDLRPEGYMYATFALPYLFFMRSFILLKQEWKNGTIGWWLALPYSRSTLLAAKFTTGIIRILVVLLIAWTGIQAIYLYTMLFQDLTLQDWFHFVQLSAECFLLLLIYAPFMSAFGVLTGVITFSRLKPVVPLLWIVYGISGNALFFLVHLTSENDKPWGDVIQKFNSSGTSGIIVAGFAVGSILLAWILLALSTSVMNRKLDL
- a CDS encoding ABC transporter ATP-binding protein, yielding MNHYAITANQINKRYGQKTALHDFSLHLPANQVIGILGANGAGKSTFFRMAAGFIKPDNGSLNVLGRQAGWMTNKQIAYLPDRARWFEEHTVKQALNWAEQLLSGFNRNRAEELVDFMKLDMDMRAKGMSKGQEARLMLSICLAREVPLIILDEPFSGIDLLSRERIISAIIENISDQEQTIVLSTHDIHESESLFNYVVFMDEGHVLLESDVEQLRAERGSMETVYRQLYR
- a CDS encoding GntR family transcriptional regulator — protein: MNEVHVGGMRFNLDLSKPLYEQVLSQIRSSIAKGEIALGEKIPSVREMAQALKITPNTVMRAYQELERDQLTVTRRGQGTFITSNAETVEQIKYNLAEIATGEYVRKMTDIGYTLEDIHTFIEQRKEEIS